Proteins found in one Flavobacterium channae genomic segment:
- a CDS encoding FEKKY domain-containing protein, producing the protein MINKIIFFFILISLSMSYGQNKSFQDAIDESNVNKILLEIDCNSINPIVEEDIKNERVFIFLNGGASPIRFSNDDSFEKKYNIYFFEQGCINSLCAESYNMIIFDYLKKTYGKKWMKEIRDDAVGFKKWKKLNRKQKNKNNKT; encoded by the coding sequence ATGATAAATAAAATAATATTTTTCTTCATATTGATAAGTTTGAGCATGAGTTATGGTCAAAATAAATCATTTCAAGATGCTATCGATGAAAGTAATGTAAATAAAATATTACTTGAAATCGATTGCAATTCTATAAATCCAATAGTTGAAGAAGATATTAAGAATGAACGTGTTTTTATTTTTCTAAATGGAGGAGCATCGCCCATCAGATTTAGTAATGATGATTCTTTTGAAAAGAAATATAACATTTACTTTTTCGAACAAGGATGTATAAATAGTCTATGTGCTGAAAGTTATAATATGATAATATTTGATTATCTAAAAAAAACTTATGGCAAAAAGTGGATGAAAGAAATTAGAGATGATGCTGTCGGATTTAAAAAATGGAAAAAACTTAACCGAAAACAAAAAAACAAGAACAATAAAACATGA
- a CDS encoding 5-(carboxyamino)imidazole ribonucleotide synthase, whose translation MNYFSSDFKLGILGGGQLGKMLLTETRKFDIQTLVLEPSEEAPARYSCNGFYKGSLMDFDTVYQFGKMVDLLTIEIENVNLDALDKLEEEGLPIYPSPKTLRLIQNKGKQKDYYVSNDIPTSPHQRFVDLNDLRNALAKDELEFPFVWKCAQFGYDGNGVKICRSALDLVKLPDVECIAEEMVPFKNELAVIVARSVSGEVQTYPVVEMEFHPEANQVEYVICPARIDEKVAQKATEVALKVSEAFNHVGLLAVEMFQTEDDEILVNEVAPRPHNSGHYSIEASYTSQFENHLRAILNLPLGNTDSKVAGIMVNLVGEEGFSGQVVYENIEKIMAIDGVTPHIYGKRETRPFRKMGHVTIVNEDMTEARRIAEEVKNSIRVISQ comes from the coding sequence ATGAATTATTTTTCTTCTGATTTTAAATTAGGAATTTTAGGAGGAGGTCAATTAGGGAAAATGCTTTTGACCGAAACTCGAAAATTCGATATTCAAACTTTAGTTTTAGAACCAAGCGAAGAAGCTCCAGCACGATATAGTTGCAACGGATTTTACAAAGGCAGTTTAATGGATTTTGATACGGTTTACCAATTTGGTAAAATGGTCGATTTGTTAACGATCGAAATTGAAAATGTAAATTTAGATGCATTAGATAAACTGGAAGAAGAAGGACTACCGATTTACCCTTCGCCAAAAACCTTACGTTTGATTCAAAACAAAGGAAAACAAAAAGATTATTACGTTTCAAACGATATTCCCACTTCGCCACACCAAAGATTTGTTGACTTAAACGATTTGAGAAACGCTTTAGCCAAAGACGAATTAGAATTTCCGTTTGTTTGGAAATGTGCGCAATTTGGTTACGATGGAAATGGCGTTAAAATTTGTCGCTCTGCATTAGACTTGGTAAAATTACCAGATGTAGAATGTATTGCTGAAGAAATGGTTCCGTTCAAAAATGAATTGGCGGTAATTGTAGCGCGTTCAGTTTCTGGCGAAGTGCAAACCTATCCAGTTGTAGAAATGGAGTTTCATCCAGAAGCCAATCAAGTAGAATATGTAATTTGTCCAGCTCGAATTGACGAAAAAGTAGCGCAAAAAGCTACCGAAGTTGCCTTAAAAGTTTCAGAAGCTTTCAATCACGTTGGACTATTAGCTGTGGAAATGTTCCAAACAGAAGACGATGAAATTTTGGTAAACGAAGTTGCTCCTCGCCCACATAATTCTGGACATTATTCCATTGAAGCGAGCTATACTTCACAATTCGAAAACCATTTACGTGCGATTTTAAACTTACCTTTAGGAAACACCGATAGCAAAGTTGCCGGTATTATGGTAAATTTGGTTGGTGAAGAAGGTTTTTCTGGACAAGTAGTTTACGAAAACATCGAAAAAATCATGGCAATTGATGGCGTAACTCCACATATTTACGGAAAAAGAGAAACCCGACCTTTCCGAAAAATGGGACACGTTACAATTGTAAATGAAGACATGACGGAAGCAAGAAGAATTGCAGAGGAAGTGAAGAATTCAATTAGAGTAATTAGCCAATAA
- the hpt gene encoding hypoxanthine phosphoribosyltransferase — MIQLHDKKFEVFISGEEINFAIENMAKQIEDDFCDDVPVFVGVLNGSFMVVADLLKKYSHNCEVSFVKMASYEGTQTTNEVKQLIGLNQDLEGRSVIIVEDIVDTGNTIEELKAIFKQHKVKHFKIATLFLKPEAYKKDIKLDYVGIRIPNRFIVGYGLDYDGLGRNLKDIYQLSV; from the coding sequence GTGATACAACTACACGATAAAAAATTTGAAGTTTTTATCTCGGGAGAGGAGATTAACTTCGCCATTGAAAACATGGCCAAACAAATTGAAGATGATTTTTGTGATGACGTTCCGGTATTTGTAGGTGTTTTAAACGGTTCTTTTATGGTTGTGGCCGATTTGCTAAAAAAATACAGTCATAACTGTGAAGTTTCGTTTGTAAAAATGGCATCTTATGAAGGAACACAAACTACAAATGAAGTAAAGCAATTGATTGGTTTGAACCAAGATTTAGAAGGTCGTTCTGTAATTATTGTAGAAGATATTGTAGATACAGGAAATACTATTGAAGAATTAAAAGCAATTTTTAAACAACATAAGGTTAAGCATTTTAAAATTGCTACGTTATTTTTAAAACCTGAAGCTTATAAAAAAGACATTAAGTTGGATTATGTAGGTATTCGTATTCCAAACCGTTTCATCGTTGGTTATGGTTTAGATTACGATGGATTAGGAAGAAATTTAAAAGACATTTATCAATTATCTGTATAA
- a CDS encoding adenylate kinase, whose protein sequence is MINIVLFGKPGAGKGTQADFLKHKYNLVHLSTGDIFRFNMKNDTELGKLAKSYIDNGDLVPDEVTINMLQDEVEKNPQAKGFLFDGFPRTIAQAEALDKFLESKNQEITATVALEADDEILVKRLLERGKTSGRADDQDEEKIRNRYQEYNEKTAPLMDFYKAQHKFYAVDGIGTIEEVTERLSLVLDTF, encoded by the coding sequence ATGATTAATATCGTATTATTTGGTAAACCTGGAGCAGGAAAAGGAACACAAGCCGATTTTTTAAAACATAAATATAATTTAGTGCATTTATCTACTGGAGATATTTTCAGATTTAACATGAAAAACGACACTGAATTAGGGAAATTAGCAAAATCATACATCGATAATGGTGATTTGGTTCCAGATGAAGTAACCATTAATATGTTACAAGACGAAGTAGAGAAAAATCCACAAGCTAAAGGATTTTTATTTGATGGTTTTCCAAGAACAATTGCTCAGGCTGAAGCTTTAGATAAATTTTTAGAAAGTAAAAATCAAGAAATCACAGCTACAGTTGCTTTAGAAGCCGATGATGAAATCTTAGTAAAACGTTTGTTAGAAAGAGGAAAAACTTCAGGAAGAGCAGACGATCAAGACGAAGAGAAAATCAGAAATCGTTACCAAGAGTACAATGAAAAAACAGCGCCATTAATGGATTTTTATAAAGCGCAACATAAGTTTTATGCTGTTGATGGGATAGGAACTATCGAAGAAGTTACTGAAAGATTAAGTTTAGTTTTAGATACATTTTAA
- a CDS encoding hemolysin family protein has product MSEIALISARKNRLETAAKKGNKNAKAALDLANSPNEFLSTVQIGITLIGILTGIYSGDKITTDVQNFVSGFEALKPYSESIAVGIVVVVLTFFSLVLGELLPKRIGLNYPEGIAKAVAVPMKLVSTVTMPFIWLLTTSTEFLLKIFQIKPTADGKVTEEEIKAIIKEGTEVGEVQEIEQNIVERVFHIGDRKVNSLMTHRKSIVYLSYEDTIEEIKAKVLDELHSVYPVCEDNLDDVEGVVSLKDLFASFEQGSFDLKKITQEPVYFIEHTSAYKALENFKKTKVHYALVTDEHGVFQGIITLNDILEALVGDAADFYEDEFKLVAREDGSWLVDGHYSLHDFLTYFDMDELIGDYDVTTVSGLIITELGVIPKQGQKLIWNKLEFEVIDMDGVKIDKVLITNLKE; this is encoded by the coding sequence ATGTCGGAAATCGCATTGATTTCGGCTAGAAAGAATCGACTAGAAACTGCGGCTAAAAAAGGAAATAAAAATGCTAAAGCCGCTTTAGATTTAGCCAATTCACCAAACGAATTTTTGTCAACCGTTCAAATTGGAATTACCTTAATTGGAATTTTAACGGGTATTTATTCAGGAGATAAAATCACGACTGATGTTCAAAATTTTGTTTCAGGGTTTGAAGCATTAAAACCGTATTCGGAATCAATTGCTGTTGGAATTGTAGTTGTAGTGTTAACCTTTTTCTCTCTAGTTTTAGGAGAATTATTGCCAAAAAGAATCGGTTTGAATTATCCTGAAGGAATTGCAAAAGCAGTTGCTGTTCCAATGAAATTGGTTTCAACAGTTACGATGCCTTTTATTTGGTTACTAACAACTTCTACAGAGTTTTTATTGAAAATTTTTCAAATAAAACCAACAGCTGATGGAAAAGTTACGGAAGAAGAAATTAAGGCAATTATAAAAGAAGGTACTGAAGTTGGAGAGGTTCAAGAAATTGAACAAAATATAGTAGAGCGAGTTTTTCATATTGGAGATAGAAAGGTAAATTCGTTAATGACGCATCGAAAATCGATTGTTTATTTGTCATACGAAGATACAATTGAAGAAATCAAAGCAAAAGTTTTAGACGAATTACACTCGGTTTATCCCGTTTGTGAAGATAATTTAGATGATGTAGAAGGAGTGGTTTCTTTAAAAGATTTGTTTGCTAGTTTTGAGCAGGGTAGTTTTGATTTGAAGAAAATTACTCAAGAGCCTGTTTATTTTATCGAACACACTTCGGCTTACAAAGCGTTAGAAAATTTCAAAAAAACGAAAGTGCATTACGCATTAGTTACCGATGAACACGGAGTTTTTCAGGGAATTATCACTTTGAATGATATTTTAGAAGCCTTGGTAGGTGATGCAGCAGATTTCTACGAAGATGAGTTTAAATTAGTAGCAAGAGAAGATGGCTCTTGGTTAGTTGATGGTCATTATTCGTTACATGATTTCTTAACTTATTTTGATATGGATGAGTTAATTGGAGATTATGATGTTACCACAGTAAGTGGGTTAATTATAACGGAATTAGGAGTAATTCCAAAACAAGGACAAAAGTTAATTTGGAACAAATTAGAGTTCGAAGTTATCGATATGGACGGTGTTAAAATTGATAAAGTTTTAATCACCAATTTAAAAGAATAA
- the obgE gene encoding GTPase ObgE — protein MTEGNFVDYVKIYVSSGKGGKGSSHLHREKFIEKGGPDGGDGGRGGHVYIKGNKNLWTLFHLKFMKHMRAGHGGDGGSSRSTGHDGEDKIIEVPLGTVVKDQETGDVLFEITEHDEMKILAEGGKGGLGNWHFRSATNQTPRYAQPGMPVKEVDVTLELKVLADVGLVGFPNAGKSTLLSVLTSAKPKIADYPFTTLKPNLGIVAYRDFQSFVMADIPGIIEGAAEGKGLGHYFLRHIERNSTLLFLVPADATDIKKEYEILLDELRRYNPEMLDKDRLVVISKCDMLDDELKSELKKQLDKELKGTPYMFISSVAQQGLQELKDKLWQMLNAEEK, from the coding sequence ATGACAGAGGGAAATTTTGTAGACTACGTAAAAATATATGTTTCTTCCGGAAAGGGAGGAAAAGGTTCGTCGCATTTACATAGAGAAAAGTTTATTGAAAAAGGTGGTCCTGATGGAGGAGATGGAGGCCGTGGTGGACACGTATATATCAAAGGAAATAAAAATCTTTGGACGCTTTTTCATTTGAAATTCATGAAGCATATGCGTGCTGGTCATGGAGGAGATGGAGGAAGTTCTAGAAGTACAGGACATGATGGAGAAGATAAAATTATTGAAGTACCATTAGGAACAGTTGTAAAAGATCAAGAAACAGGTGATGTTTTGTTTGAAATTACAGAACATGATGAGATGAAAATTCTAGCAGAGGGCGGAAAAGGTGGTTTAGGAAACTGGCATTTTAGAAGTGCTACGAATCAAACACCTCGTTATGCACAACCTGGTATGCCTGTAAAAGAAGTTGATGTTACTTTGGAATTAAAAGTATTAGCAGATGTTGGGTTAGTAGGTTTTCCAAATGCCGGAAAATCGACTTTACTTTCTGTGTTAACTTCGGCTAAACCAAAAATTGCAGATTATCCTTTTACAACTTTAAAACCAAATTTAGGAATTGTAGCTTACAGAGATTTCCAATCGTTTGTAATGGCCGATATTCCTGGAATTATTGAAGGTGCAGCGGAAGGAAAAGGATTAGGACATTATTTCTTAAGACATATTGAGCGTAATTCTACGTTATTGTTTTTAGTTCCAGCTGATGCAACAGATATTAAAAAAGAATACGAAATTCTATTGGATGAGTTACGTAGATATAATCCAGAAATGTTAGACAAAGATCGTTTAGTGGTTATTTCAAAATGTGATATGTTAGACGACGAATTAAAATCGGAATTGAAAAAACAATTGGATAAAGAGTTAAAAGGAACACCTTATATGTTTATTTCATCTGTTGCCCAACAAGGTTTGCAAGAATTGAAAGACAAATTGTGGCAAATGCTAAATGCTGAGGAAAAATAA
- a CDS encoding S46 family peptidase yields MKKLLLFVVSAIMLVPASVKADEGMWFLMFIERLNHRDMQKMGLQLTAEEIYSINNHSLKDAIVQFNGGCTAEMISKDGLVLTNHHCGYDAIAELSSAEKNYLKNGYWAKNRADELKPSSLYVRFFVRMDDCTKRILSVVNPSMSEADREKAINAEIAKIEKENNEGGKYTVSVRPFFQGNEYYYFVYQDYKDVRLVGTPPESLGKFGGDTDNWEWPRHTADFSLFRVYADANGNPADYSTNNVPLKPKHHLPVNIGGVKENDFAMILGYPGRTNRWMPAGGIEQNVKFAYPAWVEGSKVGMDNMKKYMVQSEALNLVYASKFAGVANYWKNRQGMIDALTKFGTAKTKAAQEAKFHKWANKPENKAKYGNVVPTINKYYAMTNEKSRHDNYLMQLLRTSAFGTVSRGLGRQLEAYAKADATKRAQMAPAILEMAQGMHSELHIPAEKDILAAQLSLYSKKAGYTLAPMVEKLAKENNGDFTKYVNAAFDLSIFTSVDRVKAFLDLPSEELVKNDPLNVLSNDLLNHYSARSEELTKAQNDFGASFRLLVEGLRESKIGEIKYPDANSTLRLTYGKVRALPADKRNDATINNYTTLAGQVKKYKKGDLEFDLPTKVLDMSAKKEYGRYADKDGSLHVCFLTDNDITGGNSGSPVLNGKGELIGLAFDGNIEAMAGDVIFDKKLQRTINVDIRYVLWVIENFSGAKHIVDEMTIVK; encoded by the coding sequence ATGAAAAAATTATTATTATTTGTCGTTTCTGCTATTATGCTTGTGCCAGCTTCGGTAAAAGCAGATGAAGGAATGTGGTTTTTAATGTTCATTGAGCGTTTAAATCACCGCGACATGCAAAAAATGGGCTTGCAATTAACAGCCGAAGAAATTTACAGTATTAATAACCACAGTTTAAAAGATGCAATCGTGCAATTTAACGGTGGATGTACTGCTGAAATGATTTCAAAAGACGGATTAGTTTTAACCAATCACCACTGTGGGTATGATGCAATTGCAGAATTATCTTCAGCAGAAAAAAACTATTTAAAAAATGGATATTGGGCAAAAAACAGAGCTGATGAATTAAAACCTTCAAGTTTATATGTACGTTTCTTTGTGCGTATGGACGATTGTACAAAAAGAATCTTATCTGTTGTAAATCCTAGTATGAGCGAAGCAGATAGAGAAAAAGCTATTAATGCTGAAATCGCTAAAATTGAAAAAGAAAACAACGAAGGTGGAAAATATACCGTTTCTGTTCGTCCATTTTTCCAAGGAAATGAATATTACTATTTCGTTTACCAAGATTATAAAGACGTTCGTTTAGTAGGAACTCCTCCAGAAAGTTTAGGAAAATTTGGTGGTGATACAGACAACTGGGAATGGCCTCGTCACACTGCTGATTTCTCTTTATTCAGAGTTTATGCTGATGCAAATGGAAATCCAGCAGATTATTCAACTAACAACGTTCCATTAAAACCAAAACATCATTTACCAGTAAATATTGGAGGAGTTAAAGAAAATGACTTCGCTATGATTTTAGGTTATCCAGGTAGAACTAACCGTTGGATGCCAGCAGGTGGAATTGAGCAAAACGTAAAATTTGCTTACCCAGCTTGGGTTGAAGGTTCAAAAGTGGGTATGGACAATATGAAAAAATATATGGTTCAATCGGAAGCTTTAAATCTTGTTTATGCTTCAAAATTTGCTGGTGTGGCTAACTACTGGAAAAACCGTCAAGGAATGATTGATGCGTTGACTAAATTTGGTACAGCTAAAACAAAAGCAGCTCAAGAAGCTAAATTCCACAAATGGGCTAATAAACCAGAGAACAAAGCAAAATACGGAAATGTTGTGCCTACAATCAATAAATATTATGCAATGACGAATGAGAAATCTCGTCATGACAATTATTTAATGCAGTTATTGAGAACTTCAGCTTTCGGAACTGTTAGTAGAGGTTTAGGAAGACAATTAGAAGCGTATGCTAAAGCTGATGCTACAAAAAGAGCACAAATGGCTCCAGCTATTTTAGAAATGGCTCAAGGAATGCACAGTGAATTACACATTCCTGCTGAAAAAGATATCTTAGCTGCTCAATTGAGTTTGTATAGTAAAAAAGCAGGTTATACTTTAGCGCCAATGGTTGAAAAATTAGCTAAAGAAAACAATGGTGATTTTACAAAATATGTAAATGCTGCTTTTGATTTAAGTATTTTTACTTCTGTTGATAGAGTAAAAGCATTCTTAGATTTACCATCAGAAGAATTAGTTAAAAATGATCCATTAAACGTTTTATCTAATGATTTATTAAATCATTATAGCGCAAGAAGTGAGGAATTAACTAAAGCACAAAACGATTTTGGAGCATCTTTCCGTTTATTAGTTGAAGGATTAAGAGAATCTAAAATTGGTGAAATCAAATATCCAGATGCAAATTCAACTTTACGTTTAACTTATGGAAAAGTTCGTGCTTTACCTGCTGACAAACGTAATGATGCAACAATCAACAACTACACTACTTTAGCTGGTCAAGTTAAAAAATACAAAAAAGGTGATTTAGAATTTGATTTACCTACAAAAGTATTAGACATGAGCGCTAAAAAAGAATATGGTCGTTATGCAGATAAAGACGGTTCTTTACACGTTTGTTTCTTAACAGATAATGATATTACTGGTGGTAACTCAGGTTCTCCAGTATTAAACGGAAAAGGGGAGTTAATCGGTTTAGCATTTGATGGAAATATCGAAGCTATGGCAGGTGACGTAATCTTCGACAAAAAATTACAAAGAACAATTAACGTTGATATTCGTTATGTGTTATGGGTAATTGAGAATTTCTCAGGTGCTAAACACATTGTAGACGAAATGACTATTGTGAAGTAA
- a CDS encoding tetratricopeptide repeat protein, which produces MKIIQIFFLMFSFSVFSQSTFEKAEKLYAQKKYNEAEKLFSEHLKLQPNHAKAIEFLGDIAGHQKDWDAAITNYKKLKVSYPKNANYWYKYGGALGMKAKNSNKFKALGMIDEVEESFLTAAKLDTKHIDTRWALVMLYIELPGIIGGSEKKAQKYADELMALSKVDGYLAKGYIDVYFERYTKAEINYKKAHEIGNSKTTFEKLYDLYLNKLKDKAKANKLKEQFENK; this is translated from the coding sequence ATGAAAATCATTCAAATCTTTTTTCTAATGTTTTCGTTTTCAGTCTTTTCACAATCAACGTTTGAAAAGGCAGAGAAATTGTATGCTCAAAAAAAATACAACGAAGCCGAGAAACTATTTTCTGAACATTTGAAATTACAACCCAATCATGCTAAAGCTATAGAATTTCTTGGCGATATTGCTGGACATCAAAAAGATTGGGATGCTGCGATTACCAACTATAAGAAACTAAAAGTTAGTTATCCCAAAAACGCTAATTATTGGTACAAATATGGTGGCGCATTGGGAATGAAAGCTAAAAATTCTAATAAATTTAAGGCTTTAGGGATGATTGATGAAGTAGAAGAATCCTTTTTAACCGCTGCCAAATTAGATACAAAGCATATCGATACGCGTTGGGCATTAGTTATGTTATACATCGAATTGCCCGGAATCATTGGCGGAAGCGAAAAAAAAGCCCAAAAATATGCCGATGAATTAATGGCACTTTCAAAAGTAGATGGTTATTTGGCAAAAGGTTATATCGATGTATATTTTGAACGCTATACAAAAGCGGAAATCAATTATAAAAAAGCACACGAAATTGGTAATTCAAAAACTACTTTTGAAAAATTATATGACTTATATTTGAACAAGTTGAAAGACAAAGCAAAAGCAAATAAGTTAAAAGAACAATTTGAAAACAAATAG
- a CDS encoding UDP-N-acetylmuramate--L-alanine ligase, with the protein MRTHFIAIGGAAMHNLALALHNKGYRVTGSDDAIFEPSKSRLEKKGLLPAVEGWFPEKITTDIEAIILGMHAKADNPELLKAQELGLKIYSYPEFLYEQSKNKTRVVIGGSHGKTTITSMILHVMHYHNVEVDYMVGAQLEGFDTMVHLTEDNDFIVLEGDEYLTSPIDLRPKFHLYQPNIALLSGIAWDHINVFPTFDNYVEQFRIFANQITRGGILVYNEEDEAVKSVAEETENPIRKIAYQTPSYSVENGTTLLDTPEGPMPIEVFGAHNLSNLAGAKWICQCMGVDEAEFYEAIASFKGASKRLEKIAESANKVAYKDFAHSPSKVAATTKAVKAQYPDRKLVACLELHTYSSLNAEFLKEYQGALDAVDVAVVFYSPDAVKIKRLEEVTYDQIAQSFQREDLIIYTNPVEFKDFLFSQNLENSALLLMSSGNYGGLNFDEVKGLIK; encoded by the coding sequence ATGAGAACACACTTTATAGCAATTGGCGGAGCAGCCATGCACAATTTAGCATTAGCATTACACAACAAAGGATATCGTGTAACGGGTAGCGATGATGCTATTTTTGAACCATCAAAATCACGTTTAGAGAAAAAAGGTTTATTGCCAGCCGTAGAAGGTTGGTTTCCAGAAAAAATCACAACCGATATCGAAGCAATCATTTTGGGGATGCATGCTAAAGCGGATAATCCGGAATTGTTGAAAGCACAAGAATTAGGTTTGAAGATTTATTCTTATCCTGAATTTTTATACGAACAATCAAAAAACAAAACCCGAGTTGTTATAGGTGGTTCACACGGAAAAACCACAATTACTTCGATGATTTTACATGTAATGCATTATCATAATGTTGAAGTAGATTATATGGTAGGAGCACAGTTAGAAGGTTTTGATACGATGGTACATTTAACCGAAGACAACGATTTTATAGTATTAGAAGGCGATGAATATTTGACTTCACCAATCGATTTGCGACCAAAATTTCATTTGTACCAACCTAATATTGCGTTGTTATCTGGAATTGCTTGGGATCATATCAATGTGTTTCCAACATTTGATAATTACGTTGAACAATTTAGAATTTTCGCTAACCAAATCACTCGTGGCGGAATTTTAGTTTATAATGAAGAAGACGAAGCTGTAAAATCAGTAGCCGAAGAAACGGAAAATCCAATTAGAAAAATTGCCTACCAAACACCTAGTTATTCAGTTGAAAACGGAACTACATTATTAGATACACCAGAAGGTCCAATGCCAATTGAAGTTTTTGGGGCACATAACTTGAGTAATTTAGCCGGTGCAAAGTGGATTTGCCAATGCATGGGTGTTGACGAAGCCGAATTTTACGAAGCTATTGCAAGTTTCAAAGGTGCTTCAAAACGATTAGAAAAAATTGCAGAAAGTGCTAATAAAGTTGCCTACAAAGATTTTGCGCATTCACCAAGTAAAGTTGCTGCCACTACCAAAGCCGTAAAAGCACAATATCCGGATAGAAAATTAGTTGCTTGCTTAGAATTACACACGTATAGCAGTTTAAATGCCGAGTTTTTAAAAGAATACCAAGGAGCTTTAGATGCAGTTGATGTTGCGGTTGTTTTCTATTCACCCGATGCAGTAAAAATTAAACGTTTGGAAGAAGTTACCTACGACCAAATTGCACAATCGTTTCAAAGAGAAGATTTAATCATTTACACTAATCCAGTCGAATTCAAAGACTTTTTATTCAGCCAAAATTTAGAAAATTCCGCTTTACTATTAATGAGCTCAGGAAATTACGGTGGATTGAATTTTGATGAGGTGAAAGGGTTGATTAAATAA
- a CDS encoding DUF1287 domain-containing protein — protein MKLILPLLLICFSFGCKKPETSAENISESKPTTLLIENPTDFYEKLSNAAISIIDPEVIYTPDYVGIKYPNGDVPAKTGVCTDVVIRTYRKLGIDLQKEVHEDMKANFSLYPNLKKWGLKTTDKNIDHRRVPNLEIFFARKGTTLPITQNPNDYKAGDLVTWMIGDKLPHIGIVTHLKSENGNLMIVHNVGSGQVLEDCLLSWKIVGHFRYGK, from the coding sequence ATGAAGCTAATTCTTCCTCTTCTTTTAATATGTTTTTCTTTTGGATGTAAAAAACCTGAAACAAGTGCTGAAAACATATCGGAATCAAAACCAACAACACTACTCATAGAAAACCCAACTGATTTCTATGAAAAACTATCCAATGCAGCGATTTCGATAATTGATCCTGAAGTGATTTATACTCCGGATTATGTTGGGATAAAATATCCAAATGGTGATGTTCCTGCAAAAACGGGCGTTTGTACAGATGTAGTAATCCGTACCTATAGAAAATTGGGAATCGATTTACAGAAAGAAGTTCATGAAGACATGAAAGCGAATTTTTCTTTGTATCCCAATTTAAAAAAATGGGGTTTGAAAACTACCGATAAAAACATCGACCACAGAAGAGTTCCGAATTTAGAAATTTTCTTCGCTCGAAAAGGAACAACTTTACCGATTACTCAAAATCCAAACGATTATAAAGCAGGTGATTTAGTCACATGGATGATTGGTGATAAATTACCGCATATTGGCATTGTAACGCACTTAAAATCTGAAAATGGAAACCTTATGATAGTGCACAACGTAGGAAGCGGACAAGTTTTAGAAGACTGCTTGCTGAGTTGGAAAATTGTTGGGCATTTTAGGTATGGAAAATAA
- the radC gene encoding RadC family protein has product MYTPINQWAEDDRPREKFLLKGKATLSDSELLAILIGSGSRNESAVQLCQRILAASKNNLNALGKMSVSQLMQFKGIGEAKAISIAAALELGRRRRAEDAVELSKITSSKAVFEIMQPIIGELPHEEFWVLYLNNSNKVIYKAQLSKGGITGTVVDIRLIFKIGFEQNATGIILTHNHPSGKLMASEADIQITNKIKSSGKILEINVLDHVIITENGYLSFQDEGIF; this is encoded by the coding sequence ATGTACACGCCAATCAATCAATGGGCCGAAGATGATCGCCCACGTGAAAAATTTCTTCTTAAAGGTAAAGCTACCTTATCTGATTCCGAATTACTTGCTATTTTAATTGGTTCTGGTTCTCGCAATGAGAGTGCAGTACAATTGTGTCAGCGTATTTTAGCAGCTTCAAAAAACAATTTAAATGCTTTAGGGAAAATGTCGGTTTCCCAACTTATGCAGTTCAAAGGGATTGGGGAAGCTAAAGCCATTTCAATTGCTGCAGCCTTAGAACTTGGAAGAAGACGAAGAGCTGAAGATGCTGTAGAACTAAGTAAGATTACTTCAAGTAAAGCTGTTTTTGAAATCATGCAACCCATAATTGGCGAATTACCACATGAAGAATTTTGGGTGTTATATCTAAACAATTCTAATAAGGTAATTTACAAAGCCCAACTCTCAAAAGGCGGAATTACAGGAACTGTTGTAGATATTCGATTGATTTTTAAAATTGGTTTTGAACAAAATGCAACGGGAATAATCTTAACCCATAACCATCCTTCTGGAAAATTAATGGCTAGTGAAGCCGATATTCAAATTACTAACAAGATTAAAAGTTCAGGTAAAATTTTAGAAATTAATGTTTTGGATCATGTGATAATTACTGAAAATGGTTATTTGAGTTTTCAGGACGAAGGGATTTTTTGA